The nucleotide window AATAACCTtgggtacatctctctcattcgatcttctgtctcccaggtagcttcttctacagaatggttcctccacaacaccTTCACCAAGCTCATcgtcttattccttagaaccttatctttccaatccaagatagtcaatggttcctcatcatatgtcaaatccggattaatctctagcggttgaggagggatcacatgtgaaggatcagaaatataatgtcgaagcatagagacatgaaacacattatgaaccttagataactccggaggcaactccaacctgtaagcaacttcaccaatcctctcAGTGATCTCGTAAGGTCCTATATATCTCAGAATTAGCTTGCCTCTCTTTCCAAACcgtaccacacctctccaaggtgacaatttcaaaaataccTAATCACCCACATCATACACTCGATCAGTAACATGTATATCCACTAAGCTcttctgtcgatcctgggctgctttcaggttagacttaatcacctgaatattttgagtagtctcatccacaatctctgggccttctaacactctttcaccaacctcagaccaacacaatggcgtacgacacgccctaccataaagtgcctcaaatggtgacataccaatgctcgaatgaaaactattattgtaggcaaattccatcaagtccagtcgatcatgccaggaatcaccaaattgtaacactgaagatctcaacatatcctccaacgtctgaatagtcctatctgattgcccatcagtttgaggatgataagcagtgtTGTAAAGCAatttcgtaccaagagcttcctgaaaagctacccaaaatttagaagtaaatcttgggtctcgatcagaaataatattcactggaactccatgatacttcacaatcttcgtgatgaacaacttagccaatttattcagatgatacttttccctcactggaatgaagtgcgctgacttggtaagtcgatctacaatcacccaaacaccatcgaatccatttcgtgtacgaggaagcttatacacgaaatccatagttatattttcccatttccaccggggaacgggaagtggctgcattcgcccaaaaggcttctttctttctgctttgacttGCTGGCAAATAATACATCTACTTACATAatctgcaatttcccttttcatacctggccactaataaaatggtcgaatggtatgatacatcttagttcctcctgggtgcatcgcataagctgaacaatgcgcttcatccaaaatttccttctttaattcctcattattcggtacatacattttgttctcctgcataagcatgccatctgattctcgaatcctgaggtctttctttttcccttcatttcttaatTGAACCATTTCTTGAATTTCCTCATCCACCATCTGAGCTTCGAGTATAAGATCcaccaaaactggcctgacttgaaaactagcGAGAAAAGCTTCGCTTCGATCTTCCaactccaactttactccagtagcTCTCAGTTcggcaagaagaggaacacgacaaGCATATAAAGCATTGAGtcgaccttgaggtttcctactcagtgcatcaactaccacattagcacgacccggatgatactcaatagtgcagtcataatcacttagcaattccatccaccttcgctgacgaagattaagatcatgttgAGTAAATAGATACTGGAGACTCTTGtgatcagtgaagatcttacacttctcaccatatagataatgcctccaaatattcaaagcaaaaacaatggctgccaattcaagatcgtgagtaggataattcctttcatgaatcttcaactgataataaccagatctcaaatcaatcttagagaatacacacgcacctttcagctgatcaaacaaatcatcgatgCGAGGCAATgaataacggtttttaatcgttacccggttcaattgcctataatcaatgcataaTCTtagagttccatctttctttcttacaaacaatactggagctccccaaggtgacgaactaggttgaataaaacctttatcaagtaattcttgtaactgaattttcaattctctcaactcagttggagccattctataaggagttagAGATATAGGATAAGTACCTGGAAGGAAATCGATAGAGAAttccacatctctgtctggcggcaatcccggcaaatcatcaggaaatacatcaggataatGTCTGACCACACCAACTTTTTCTACACTGCTAGGAaaaacatcatttaacaccacatgtgctaaatATCCTTGGCAACCCTTCGATAATAACTTCCTTGCtcttatggcagaaataacaccatgtctcaccccacttctttcgCCCATAAAAGTAACCTCGGGTAGTCCAGGGCgataaaaagtaactgatttcccataacaatcaatatgggcacgattataatgcaaccaatcagcccctagaatcacatcaaaatccacaatatctaacggaataAGATCAGCTAGCATAACTACGCcttctaccatcactggacacccaagatacacactatcaacataacatttatctcctctttgattttactgacccactcatctttgttttgcgcccctccaggttctagttagcagttggtggctcacgaggtctttttcggcgttctgacagacgttctgcatgtaggactcacctgcgggtgttgtacttttaattatagtcctactaGACTGCACTTGATACCTACGCTTTGAATTCGTGTGTTTTACTTTAGAACTCACTCTTTTATGCTAGTAGGTTATTACTGCTAGTGGTtggtttaaattccttcatatttctattatctcttgcttccgtgtcgatcttttggctacgtcacgctcacgtgacggccaacacgccttgattctaggatcggggtgtgtcagtttggtatgaaagcctaggttgcagtcctgtataattgttaatgctctaatgatcttttgatgttttctgtcagaattatgccgcctcgtagggaaCGTAGGGAATCCCGTCGTACTTCTGAACCTAATTTCCCTAATATCACTCAGTTAGGGGAAGCAATGGCCCAGGCTTTTCAGAATGCAATTGGTCCTCCTCCCCCTCCTCAGATGACACCCCTGGAGACTATGTACAATTTGAAATTGGATCGTTTTATGGGTAATGAGGGTCACGAAGGGGCAGAGAAATGGCTagaccatattgagaagacGTTTCAGGTGATGCAAAGTCAGGGGAACTTTCCTGCTGATAGGTGGGTTGAGaccactacctggtttttgggtcgAGAGCCGGCAGGTTGGTGGAGGAATCAAACTCAGTTTATGTCCCCAGAAATGGCAGTTGATTGGGAAGTATTTAAagagaatttcaagaaaagatttGTCCCTCCAGAGTACATCGATCGCAAGAAACAGGAGTTTACTCGTTTGAAGCAAAGGAATATGTCAGCGCACGAGTACTACAgaaagtttactgatttgtctcgttatgaccctgatacagctggtaatcaggtaGAGATGCTTCGACGTTTCAAGTTGGGAACTAAGAGAAAATGGCGGACTTTTGCCAGTGCACTTCCCTGCGCTgattatcatgagtttttcGAAATTTTGGTTCGGATGGAGGACTCCGACAATCTTTCTAGTGACAGTGAGGATGACGAGGACAAGAATGATGGTCAGAAGAAGgatgataaaggtaagggtATCTCCATTCCGGGACCTCGTAAGACGCAGAATTTTAAGAAGAGTGAAGcgagttcgagttcttctagTGAAGGATATAGTATTACTGGCCCGAGGAGAGGTGGTGGAAGATTTTCTGGTGGACCCAGATTTCA belongs to Malus sylvestris chromosome 17, drMalSylv7.2, whole genome shotgun sequence and includes:
- the LOC126610661 gene encoding uncharacterized protein LOC126610661, producing the protein MAQAFQNAIGPPPPPQMTPLETMYNLKLDRFMGNEGHEGAEKWLDHIEKTFQVMQSQGNFPADRWVETTTWFLGREPAGWWRNQTQFMSPEMAVDWEVFKENFKKRFVPPEYIDRKKQEFTRLKQRNMSAHEYYRKFTDLSRYDPDTAGNQVEMLRRFKLGTKRKWRTFASALPCADYHEFFEILVRMEDSDNLSSDSEDDEDKNDGQKKDDKGKGISIPGPRKTQNFKKSEASSSSSSEGYSITGPRRGGGRFSGGPRFQKQRDSGGAGGSGAPWCRRCNFRHHGECKKGGGACYTCGQMGHRASQCPQGQQRPQQTTMPPPASIQQSFGPGSYGQSSRGGAYHYQGDAAPYASGPY